In Gouania willdenowi chromosome 17, fGouWil2.1, whole genome shotgun sequence, one DNA window encodes the following:
- the fzr1b gene encoding fizzy-related protein homolog — MDQEYERRLLRQINHQNLPSEARLTKCISATYSPVSVKSGDRFIPTRAGSNWSINFHYANENCRSPSQNHKAKDTTSDSSKDAVTYAALLRNELLGSGIETVQDPHTDERRHAVPSQDSHSLFKYAVHTKRVPFHSDNEVSPYSLSPLSNKSHKLLRSPRKPARKISKIPFKVLDAPELQDDFYLNLVDWSAGNLLSVGLGACVYLWSACTSQVTRLCDLSVDGDSVTSVCWNERGSLVAVGTHKGYVQIWDASGGRKLTSLEGHSARVGALAWNGEQLSSGSRDRVILQRDVRTPPSAERRLQGHRQEVCGLKWSPDHQHLASGGNDNKLLVWNSSSLLPMQQYSDHLAAVKAIAWSPHQHGLLVSGGGTADRCLRFWNTLTGQALQSTDTGSQVCNLAWSKHANELVSTHGYSQNQILVWKYPSLTQVAKLTGHSYRVLYLAVSPDGEAIVTGAGDETLRFWNVFSKTRCTKESKSVLNLFTRIR; from the exons ATGGACCAAGAATACGAGAGACGACTGCTGAGGCAAATCAACCACCAGAACCTTCCCTCGGAGGCCCGGCTGACCAAG TGTATAAGTGCTACCTACAGCCCCGTCAGTGTCAAGTCAGGCGATCGCTTCATTCCAACCAGGGCTGGAAGCAACTGGAGCATCAACTTCCATTACGCCAAT GAGAACTGCCGCTCTCCAAGTCAGAACCACAAAGCAAAAGACACCACCTCAGATTCAAGTAAAG atGCCGTAACATACGCTGCCTTGTTAAGGAATGAGCTGCTTGGGTCAGGGATTGAAACGGTGCAAGATCCTCACACAGACGAGCGGCGCCATGCTGTCCCGTCGCAAGACTCTCACAGCCTTTTTAAG TATGCTGTCCACACTAAGAGAGTGCCTTTCCATAGCGATAACGAAGTCTCCCCATACTCCCTCTCTCCACTTAGTAACAAAAG TCACAAGCTGCTTCGCTCCCCTCGCAAACCTGCCCGGAAAATCTCAAAGATTCCCTTCAAAGTGCTGGACGCTCCGGAGCTGCAGGATGACTTCTACCTCAACCTGGTCGACTGGTCGGCAGGCAACCTGCTAAGTGTAGGACTGGGAGCCTGCGTCTACTTATGGAGTGCCTGCACCAGTCAG gtgaCTCGATTATGTGACCTGTCAGTGGACGGAGACTCTGTTACTTCAGTCTGTTGGAATGAGAGG GGCAGTCTTGTTGCTGTTGGAACCCACAAAGGATATGTTCAGATATGGGATGCATCGGGGGGAAGGAAGTTGACCAGTTTGGAAGGTCATTCAGCTCGAGTAG GTGCACTGGCATGGAACGGGGAGCAGCTGTCGTCTGGCAGTCGTGATAGAGTGATCCTGCAGCGCGACGTCAGAACGCCGCCTTCGGCTGAGAGGAGGCTTCAAGGTCACAGACAAGAAGTGTGTGGCCTCAAATGGTCACCTGATCACCAGCACCTCGCGTCGGGAGGCAATGACAACAAG TTGTTAGTATGGAACAGTTCCAGCCTTCTCCCAATGCAGCAGTACAGTGACCATTTGGCAGCAGTGAAAGCCATTGCGTGGTCGCCCCACCAGCACGGGCTGCTGGTGTCGGGCGGCGGCACGGCCGACCGGTGCCTGCGCTTCTGGAACACGCTGACGGGTCAGGCACTGCAGAGCACAGACACGGGTTCCCAGGTGTGTAACCTGGCTTGGTCCAAACACGCCAACGAGCTG GTCAGCACCCACGGCTACTCTCAGAACCAGATCCTTGTGTGGAAATATCCATCACTGACACAAGTGGCCAAGCTAACAGGACATTCCTACAGAGTTTTATATCTG GCTGTGTCGCCTGATGGAGAGGCCATCGTCACCGGAGCTGGAGATGAGACGCTACGTTTCTGGAACGTCTTCAGCAAAACTCGCTGCACGAAG GAGTCAAAGTCGGTGCTGAATCTCTTTACAAGGATACGATAG